A single region of the Oreochromis niloticus isolate F11D_XX linkage group LG19, O_niloticus_UMD_NMBU, whole genome shotgun sequence genome encodes:
- the map7a gene encoding ensconsin isoform X3, with translation MPGSVHSMAVQKKQCVIPPSQGPLSTRTIESQRKRNRYEKTEENGSYHKPISATVKKATCSVNICNTVTPRAAAGNGLNVDERLKAARERREEHQKLIASRELNRLEREQRARLYYEQQLQERKKKLLEQRLKEERRRAAVEEKRKQRLKEERERYESAVRRTLEKSQKAQQNLSQNARGRKLTKNVPHRLPLTTWEKNLVSRLLTPTCSYLARSKSAGCQSGEQVVHVCRRAVSFHSMNTTTTTTHKPQHHSGSVHNRPSASSGSRNSQHRSISVAQIKVAKQQDIVKRTSSTDSNVQSNTISVCVKSAVMPSRTSSPSSERTSQRSVIKQPTPLQPELPSVPEEDAAVCNSALSPANSRPVRTSGESQQEKLRGKNPQETPRSNLPDKDKVMSNRTAGDGAPQTPEVTSRPSAGTTDPEEASRLLAEKRREARLQREKEEQERLQREEAERRSREELECRRAEERARQQAEAQRLIEEKRRREQEEQRRAEEERAQAMREAALLQKQREEELAKEQARAEQLKQERELLAQKEEAERQARKKRLEEIMRRTRRTDSPDTKSVPVRIMSNEAQPKENTQPVHNGTIEDTAKVPVGNKTTQLGLNSQEDMLPVVAFKERRSLRTLTGLEEIQTHQRAEVI, from the exons ATGCCAGGTTCAGTACATAGCATGGCTGTGCAGAAGAAACAGTGTGTCATCCCTCCATCGCAGGGACCTCTTTCTACACGTACCATCGAAAGCCAAAGGAAGAgaaacagatatgaaaaaacaGAAG AAAATGGCTCTTATCACAAACCAATTTCAGCGACAGTGAAGAAAGCTACCTGTTCTGTCAACATCTGCAACACAGTTACTCCCCGGGCCGCTGCAG GTAATGGACTAAATGTTGACGAGAGGCTGAAAGCCGCAcgagaaagaagagaagagcACCAGAAGCTAATTG CCTCTCGGGAACTGAACAGGTTAGAGCGGGAGCAGCGGGCTAGGCTTTACTATGAACAACAACTGCAGGAGCGCAAGAAGAAACTCCTGGAGCAGAGGCTCAAAGAGGAGAGGAGGCGTGCTGCTGTGGAAGAGAAGCGGAAGCAGAGGCTCAAAGAGGAGAGA GAACGATATGAATCTGCAGTGCGTAGGACACTAGAGAAGAGCCAAAAGGCCCAGCAGAACCTCAGTCAAAATGCAAGAGGAAGGAAGCTCACTAAAAATG TTCCACATCGCTTGCCACTGACCACATGGGAGAAGAACCTGGTCAGTCGTCTCCTTACCCCCACATGCTCTTATCTGGCCAGGAGCAAGAGTGCTGGTtgtcagtcaggagaacaag TTGTCCATGTTTGTCGCCGTGCAGTTTCATTCCACTCCATGaataccaccaccaccaccactcacAAACCCCAGCATCACTCTGGTTCAGTCCACAACAGGCCATCTGCTTCCTCTGGTTCTCGCAACAGCCAGCACAGAAGCATCAGTGTGGCACAG ATAAAAGTAGCAAAGCAGCAAGACATTGTTAAGAGGACCTCAAGTACTGACTCTAACGTTCAATCAAATACCATCAGCGTCTGTgtaaaatcagctgtgatgcCGAGCAGAACATCCTCTCCATCATCAGAACG GACCTCACAAAGATCAGTCATCAAACAGCCAACCCCGCTCCAGCCTGAGCTCCCATCAGTCCCAGAGGAAGATGCTGCTGTTTGCAACTCTGCCCTCTCTCCTGCTAACTCCAGGCCTGTCAGGACATCAGGTGAATCTCAGCAAGAGAAACTGAGGGGTAAAAATCCACAGGAGACTCCAAGGTCAAACCTGCCTGACAAAGACAAAGTGATGTCAAACAGAACAGCAGGAGATGGAG CTCCACAGACTCCTGAAGTCACGTCCCGCCCTTCAGCTGGAACTACTGACCCAGAGGAAGCCTCACGTCTCCTGgctgaaaagaggagagaggcCCGACTACAGCGGGAGAAAGAGGAGCAGGAGCGCTTACAGAGGGAGGAGGCTGAAAG GCGAAGCCGTGAAGAACTTGAGTGCAGGAGGGCAGAGGAGCGGGCACGACAGCAAGCTGAGGCTCAGCGTCTCAtagaggagaagaggagaaggGAGCAAGAAGAGCAGAGACGAGCTGAGGAAGAGAGAGCTCAGGCTATGAGGGAAGCTGCCCTCTTGCAGAAACAG AGAGAGGAGGAACTAGCCAAAGAGCAAGCACGAGCAGAGCAGTTGAAACAAGAGCGGGAACTGCTCGCACAGAAAGAGGAAGCAGAGCGCCAAGCAAGGAAAAAG cGACTTGAGGAGATCATGCGGAGAACCAGAAGGACTGATTCTCCAGATACG AAATCTGTTCCAGTGAGGATTATGTCAAATGAAGCCCAGccaaaggaaaacacacagcCTGTGCACAATGGAACGATAGAAGATACAGCCAAGGTGCCAGTGGGAAATAAAACCACACAGCTGGGGCTGAACAGTCAGGAGGATATGCTACCTGTTGTGGCCTTCAAAGAACGCAGGTCTCTTAGAACTCTCACTGGCCTGGAGGAAATCCAGACCCACCAACGTGCAG aGGTCATCTGA